A region of Candidatus Defluviilinea gracilis DNA encodes the following proteins:
- a CDS encoding zinc ribbon domain-containing protein: MDRRIFHGSIKPADLAHALLAEFNRGNMLAQTVGGPEKMSVQIATRTGSMSGGQTALTVNIQKTEDGIMVQVGEQAWLGVAASLGQTAWSALRNPFNLLSRLDDLAQDVESIQLSDRVWKLIDRTVAAFGASHELSERFARLTCDYCGVANPVGEGACLACGAPLGDAQPSACRACGFIVRGDEAVCPNCGQKLH; this comes from the coding sequence ATGGACAGACGAATTTTTCACGGAAGTATAAAACCTGCCGATCTTGCGCATGCGCTTTTGGCAGAATTCAACCGCGGCAATATGCTTGCGCAAACCGTCGGCGGGCCGGAGAAGATGTCAGTACAGATCGCCACGCGAACGGGTTCCATGTCGGGCGGGCAGACCGCGCTCACGGTCAACATCCAAAAAACCGAGGATGGGATCATGGTTCAGGTGGGCGAGCAAGCGTGGCTGGGAGTTGCGGCGAGCCTCGGTCAGACGGCGTGGTCGGCGCTGAGGAATCCGTTCAATCTGCTTAGTCGACTGGACGATCTGGCGCAGGATGTTGAAAGCATCCAGCTTAGCGACAGGGTCTGGAAGTTGATCGACCGAACCGTCGCCGCTTTTGGCGCGTCACACGAGCTCTCTGAACGCTTTGCCCGCCTGACGTGCGATTACTGCGGTGTGGCAAACCCGGTAGGCGAGGGGGCGTGTCTGGCGTGCGGCGCGCCGCTCGGCGACGCCCAACCCAGCGCATGTAGGGCGTGCGGCTTTATCGTGCGGGGCGACGAAGCGGTTTGCCCGAATTGTGGACAAAAACTCCATTAG
- the mtnP gene encoding S-methyl-5'-thioadenosine phosphorylase: MADTIKLAVIGGSGLYEIPGLQHAREQAIDTPFGKTSAPIVTGTLEGAPVAFLARHGIGHHITPTEVPYQANIFALKSLGVERIVSISACGSLKEEFAPGHIVIPDQLYDNTRLRPRSFFGEGFVAHVSVADPFCGDFSSQVESAAREAGGVVHKGGAFITIEGPRFSTRVESNTFRSWGMSIIGMTAAPEAFLAREAEICYATMAHVTDYDVWHVSEEPVTVDMVIQTLNRNTSLAQEAIRALARNFTAERNCDCERALATALITRKDAIPAETRRKLDLLAHKYLEE, from the coding sequence ATGGCAGACACCATCAAACTTGCCGTCATCGGCGGTTCGGGCTTGTATGAAATTCCCGGTCTCCAACACGCGCGGGAACAAGCGATCGATACCCCGTTCGGGAAGACCAGCGCGCCGATCGTCACTGGGACTCTTGAAGGCGCTCCGGTGGCTTTCCTCGCCCGTCACGGGATCGGGCATCACATCACGCCAACGGAAGTGCCGTATCAAGCCAATATCTTTGCGTTGAAATCCCTCGGCGTGGAGCGGATCGTCAGCATCAGCGCATGCGGGTCGCTGAAGGAAGAGTTTGCGCCGGGGCATATTGTCATCCCTGACCAACTCTACGACAATACACGCCTGCGCCCGCGTTCATTCTTCGGCGAAGGGTTTGTGGCGCACGTCAGCGTGGCAGACCCGTTCTGTGGGGATTTTTCTTCCCAAGTTGAATCAGCCGCGCGGGAGGCGGGAGGCGTTGTGCATAAGGGAGGGGCATTCATCACGATCGAGGGTCCGCGCTTTTCCACGCGCGTCGAGTCGAATACTTTCCGCTCCTGGGGCATGTCGATCATCGGGATGACCGCGGCGCCCGAGGCTTTTCTGGCGCGCGAGGCTGAAATCTGCTACGCAACGATGGCGCATGTGACCGATTACGATGTCTGGCATGTGAGCGAGGAACCTGTCACTGTGGACATGGTCATCCAAACCTTGAACCGAAATACATCGCTGGCGCAAGAAGCGATTCGCGCGCTCGCGCGGAACTTCACGGCAGAACGCAACTGCGATTGCGAACGCGCGCTTGCTACCGCGCTCATCACGCGCAAAGACGCCATCCCTGCCGAGACTCGTAGAAAATTAGACCTGCTCGCGCATAAATATCTCGAAGAATGA
- a CDS encoding Txe/YoeB family addiction module toxin produces MRLVFTESAWEDYLWFQEKDRQLLKRINQLIKDTVRTPFEGIGKPEALKADLSGYWSRRIDDEHRLVYGVSKTDLVIISCRYHYSK; encoded by the coding sequence ATGAGGCTGGTCTTCACCGAATCGGCTTGGGAGGATTATCTATGGTTTCAGGAGAAAGATCGCCAGCTACTGAAACGGATCAATCAACTGATCAAAGACACAGTACGCACACCATTTGAAGGGATTGGAAAACCCGAAGCGTTAAAGGCGGACCTATCGGGTTATTGGTCTCGACGAATTGACGACGAACATCGTCTGGTTTATGGGGTATCAAAAACAGATCTCGTGATTATTTCCTGCCGCTATCATTACTCGAAGTAA
- a CDS encoding FHA domain-containing protein: protein MTKLNLDLLEAKLQSLVENQLVGILPGLKLEDRVIQRLSAALKQNIIDKKDAEGVAPNVFTLIVAPESSPMWKEQRTLDTLKAIITTAVRDSGLKFTGNPTITISTDDKYTNDDISVVASHKLEPVADTQGMENKGGVTKELEDDAYVPDNAFLIVEGVKVFPLTEPVANIGRRLDNQLVIDDPRVSRNHAQLRSIKGRFVLFDLNSTGGTFVNGQRTSQTVLYPGDVISLAGVALIFGQDNPPVRPDMAETSPLNPNGIGNSERPTALVDQKTVDIKTDRLKQEQQGR, encoded by the coding sequence ATGACGAAACTGAATCTGGACCTGTTGGAAGCCAAATTACAATCACTCGTTGAAAACCAATTGGTTGGGATCTTACCGGGTTTGAAGTTGGAGGACCGGGTTATCCAACGCCTCTCTGCGGCGTTAAAACAAAATATCATCGATAAAAAAGACGCGGAGGGCGTTGCGCCAAATGTTTTTACGCTCATCGTCGCCCCCGAATCTTCCCCCATGTGGAAGGAACAGCGCACGCTCGATACACTCAAAGCCATTATTACCACAGCCGTGCGAGATTCCGGGTTGAAATTCACCGGCAACCCCACGATTACAATCTCAACAGACGACAAATATACGAACGACGATATTAGCGTGGTTGCCTCGCATAAACTTGAACCGGTCGCCGATACACAGGGCATGGAAAATAAAGGCGGGGTCACCAAAGAACTCGAAGATGACGCGTATGTGCCGGATAATGCCTTCCTAATCGTCGAAGGCGTGAAAGTGTTCCCGCTCACCGAGCCGGTTGCCAATATTGGGAGACGGTTAGACAATCAACTCGTCATCGATGATCCGCGGGTTTCGAGAAATCATGCCCAATTGCGCTCCATCAAAGGGAGATTCGTGTTGTTCGACCTAAATTCCACCGGCGGCACGTTTGTCAATGGACAGCGCACCAGCCAGACCGTGCTCTACCCCGGAGATGTGATTTCCCTCGCCGGCGTGGCGCTCATCTTTGGGCAGGACAATCCTCCTGTGCGCCCCGATATGGCGGAAACCTCTCCTTTGAATCCCAACGGTATAGGCAATAGCGAACGCCCCACCGCATTAGTGGACCAAAAAACAGTCGACATTAAAACAGACCGCCTGAAACAAGAACAACAAGGACGATGA
- a CDS encoding type II toxin-antitoxin system prevent-host-death family antitoxin → MNMVTVNEAKRNLDSLIKKIFSDAEPTIITTETGQQIVLLSLDEFNSWQETAYLLSNPANAARLRKSMAEAQAGKVTERELDEA, encoded by the coding sequence ATGAACATGGTGACAGTTAACGAGGCAAAACGCAATCTCGACTCGCTGATCAAGAAAATCTTTTCAGACGCCGAGCCGACGATTATCACGACCGAAACGGGTCAGCAAATTGTCCTTCTATCTTTGGATGAATTCAATTCATGGCAGGAAACAGCCTACCTGTTGTCTAATCCTGCAAACGCCGCGCGTCTTCGAAAGTCCATGGCGGAGGCGCAAGCAGGAAAGGTAACCGAGCGCGAACTGGATGAGGCATGA
- a CDS encoding iron-sulfur cluster assembly accessory protein: MLEEINTQVIVGTDTPQITLSSAASDAVKNILAERQLEGYALRVYVAGGGCCSVNFGMALDNNFRDLDTTLELNGVKVVIDEVSMEYLHGATIDFIDDPERGAGFAVDSPNAKGHGHEHGEGGCGCGGSCSCQN; encoded by the coding sequence ATGTTAGAAGAAATCAACACTCAGGTTATTGTAGGAACCGATACGCCCCAGATCACCCTCTCCAGCGCCGCATCGGATGCTGTCAAAAATATCCTTGCCGAACGTCAATTGGAAGGTTACGCTTTGCGCGTGTATGTTGCAGGCGGCGGTTGTTGTAGTGTGAACTTCGGCATGGCGTTAGATAACAACTTCCGCGATCTAGACACCACGCTCGAACTGAATGGCGTCAAAGTGGTGATCGACGAAGTTTCGATGGAATACCTTCACGGCGCGACGATCGATTTCATCGACGACCCTGAACGCGGCGCCGGCTTCGCAGTGGATAGCCCCAACGCAAAAGGGCACGGGCATGAGCACGGAGAAGGCGGTTGCGGTTGCGGCGGTTCATGCTCCTGCCAAAACTAA
- a CDS encoding HAMP domain-containing histidine kinase, translated as MTHSHPHRSKPPWWPDNEEWPPKRWRHMRGKPFFRRMGCFFILFSFFACIGVMAMLRFFLDPFVEFHNMPPMMPPMDRPGFIVPFGFIGFLILIATVFFAVRNLRRMSMPLDELLEASSRVADGDFAVRVEERGPFEVRALLREFNSMAQKLELNDKQRRNMLADISHELRSPITIMQGNLEGMIDGVYAADTERLKSLYDETQILSRLVDDLRTLALAESGSLQLKREATDLGLLIREVLSGFESRANEKKFRFEFQLDDVEAIEIDPLRIREVLTNIVANAVRYTPSRGEIKVGVTESAVPEIRSVTVFVQDSGEGIQADDLSRIFDRFYKSSDSGGMGLGLSIAKYLVEAHGGKIWAESEMGQGTRISFTLPIL; from the coding sequence ATGACCCACTCCCACCCTCACCGCTCCAAACCACCTTGGTGGCCCGACAACGAAGAATGGCCCCCCAAACGTTGGCGTCACATGCGCGGCAAACCTTTCTTCCGCAGGATGGGATGTTTTTTCATCCTGTTCAGTTTCTTCGCGTGCATCGGCGTGATGGCGATGCTGCGATTCTTCCTCGATCCATTCGTTGAATTTCATAACATGCCGCCGATGATGCCGCCAATGGATCGCCCAGGTTTCATCGTGCCGTTTGGGTTTATCGGCTTCCTCATTTTGATAGCAACTGTATTTTTTGCCGTTCGCAATTTGCGGCGAATGTCCATGCCGTTGGATGAATTGCTCGAAGCGTCGAGCCGCGTGGCGGATGGCGACTTTGCCGTGCGCGTGGAGGAGCGGGGACCGTTTGAAGTCCGCGCGTTGTTGCGGGAGTTCAACTCGATGGCACAGAAATTGGAGTTGAACGATAAACAACGCCGCAACATGCTGGCGGATATTTCCCACGAACTCCGCTCGCCGATCACGATCATGCAGGGCAACCTCGAAGGGATGATTGACGGAGTCTACGCGGCGGATACGGAGCGATTGAAGTCGCTGTACGATGAGACGCAAATCCTTTCGCGGCTGGTGGACGACTTGCGGACTCTCGCGCTCGCCGAAAGCGGGTCACTGCAATTGAAGCGCGAGGCGACCGATTTGGGTTTGTTGATTCGTGAAGTCCTTTCGGGTTTTGAATCACGGGCAAATGAAAAGAAGTTCAGGTTTGAGTTTCAACTAGATGATGTGGAAGCAATTGAAATTGACCCATTGCGCATCCGCGAGGTGTTGACGAATATCGTGGCGAATGCGGTGAGATATACCCCAAGCAGAGGGGAGATAAAGGTTGGGGTGACTGAATCAGCTGTCCCTGAGATTCGAAGCGTGACGGTCTTCGTCCAAGATAGCGGGGAGGGAATCCAAGCCGACGATCTGAGTCGTATCTTCGACCGATTCTACAAATCCAGCGATTCGGGTGGGATGGGGCTGGGGCTGTCCATTGCGAAATATCTGGTTGAGGCGCACGGCGGCAAGATTTGGGCGGAATCCGAAATGGGGCAGGGGACGAGGATTTCGTTCACGTTACCGATTCTGTAA
- a CDS encoding SH3 domain-containing protein produces the protein MNARKVRVFPVFFIIVVCLLLALFDYTEPAVVRAQQPTGSIPTVTGTPAGPTVKVDPSIPQVRVYAGPSSFDYPAVGVLVAGETVPALTRAQGREDWIKIYYPGVPGSTAWIFGLYVSLSPGAVLLLEEIPATPTLASTPTINPTLEAAFIGQQTATRLPTFTPPAVIEPPTFSDVTEAQPPIPAGLAIVLLGLVGFMGAVISYLRGR, from the coding sequence ATGAACGCTCGTAAAGTCCGGGTATTCCCTGTTTTCTTTATTATTGTTGTTTGCCTCCTGCTGGCTTTGTTCGATTATACAGAGCCGGCGGTTGTCCGCGCGCAACAGCCGACCGGCAGTATTCCGACCGTGACAGGCACGCCCGCAGGTCCAACGGTCAAGGTTGACCCAAGTATTCCCCAAGTCCGTGTTTATGCGGGACCCAGCTCTTTTGATTATCCCGCAGTGGGGGTTTTGGTAGCCGGCGAGACAGTTCCCGCGCTGACGCGCGCGCAAGGCCGGGAGGATTGGATTAAGATCTATTATCCGGGCGTGCCGGGTTCAACGGCATGGATATTCGGGTTATATGTATCTTTATCTCCGGGCGCGGTTCTACTGCTAGAAGAAATTCCTGCCACACCAACGCTTGCTTCAACGCCGACGATCAACCCGACACTGGAGGCGGCTTTTATCGGTCAGCAAACAGCAACCCGCTTACCGACATTCACTCCACCTGCTGTGATCGAGCCGCCGACCTTCAGCGATGTGACCGAAGCGCAACCGCCAATTCCTGCCGGGCTGGCTATTGTCTTGTTGGGATTGGTGGGGTTTATGGGCGCGGTCATCTCATACCTGCGCGGCAGATAA
- a CDS encoding SH3 domain-containing protein yields the protein MKQIWFKSFSILLAALCAGLVMFPLAGQAEAYQDAPTPGGIVITVTYTDPMNVRNGPGTFYDIVGQIFPGDVFPALGISPGREWIQISYEGGIGWVYASYVAVSGGELQVVESPPTPTPLITNTVDPTLAAQFHLTPTVTRLPTFTPPPPMTELSFEEGAPVSPSGVPSGIFIMILGVFGLIGLVFSFTARR from the coding sequence ATGAAACAAATTTGGTTTAAGTCTTTCTCAATCTTGCTCGCCGCTCTTTGCGCGGGGTTGGTCATGTTTCCGCTGGCGGGGCAGGCGGAGGCTTATCAAGATGCGCCTACCCCGGGCGGCATCGTCATCACCGTGACGTACACCGACCCAATGAATGTCCGCAATGGGCCCGGAACCTTCTACGATATTGTCGGGCAAATTTTCCCGGGCGATGTCTTCCCCGCGCTGGGAATTTCGCCGGGACGGGAATGGATCCAAATTTCTTATGAGGGCGGTATCGGATGGGTGTACGCTTCGTATGTGGCGGTCTCTGGCGGCGAATTGCAGGTCGTCGAGTCGCCTCCGACACCGACGCCGCTAATCACCAATACGGTGGACCCAACCCTTGCCGCCCAATTCCACCTCACGCCGACGGTGACGCGGTTGCCGACCTTTACGCCTCCTCCGCCGATGACCGAGTTGTCGTTTGAGGAAGGCGCGCCGGTTTCACCGTCCGGGGTTCCATCCGGTATATTCATTATGATCCTCGGCGTGTTCGGCTTGATCGGGCTGGTTTTTTCATTTACCGCGCGAAGATGA
- the ffh gene encoding signal recognition particle protein, which translates to MFENLTSRLNQVFDQLRRRGKLSEADVDAAMREVRLALLEADVHFSVVKTFIARVRERAVGAEVSKALVPGQQVIKIVNEELIATLGEPAPLKFFGPKPHVIMMVGLQGSGKTTHAGKIAKMLRSKGERVMLVAGDPYRPAAVTQLQQLGERIDVPVESDLNVKPPELVQRAFEKAQKGGYGVVIVDTAGRSQLDAELMSELKSIVAKVPPVETLLVVDSMIGQEALNIAQGFRDNVSITGLVMTKMDGDSRGGAAISIRSVTGVPIKFIGTGEKLDALETYDPARLSSRILGMGDMIGLIEKAEAAFDQEVTQKSAERMMKGQFSLEDWLDQMKQMKKMGPLAQIMDMLPGQMGQAARQIDPKDIEKNFKQTEAIIHSMTLKERRDPDILNASRRRRIAAGSGMEVQDVNRLIKQFREAQKMMKMLTKTGGKGLGRLFGG; encoded by the coding sequence ATGTTTGAAAACCTCACCTCACGACTCAACCAAGTATTCGACCAACTGCGCCGACGCGGCAAACTCTCCGAAGCGGATGTGGACGCGGCGATGCGCGAAGTGCGCCTTGCCCTGCTCGAAGCGGACGTGCATTTCAGCGTCGTCAAAACATTCATCGCGCGTGTGCGTGAACGCGCCGTCGGCGCGGAAGTGTCGAAGGCGTTGGTTCCAGGTCAACAAGTAATCAAAATAGTCAACGAAGAGTTAATCGCGACTCTCGGCGAACCCGCGCCGCTGAAATTCTTTGGTCCCAAGCCGCATGTGATTATGATGGTGGGTTTGCAGGGATCGGGTAAAACGACTCACGCGGGCAAGATCGCAAAGATGCTGCGTTCAAAAGGGGAGCGGGTAATGCTCGTCGCAGGCGACCCGTATCGCCCCGCCGCGGTGACTCAACTGCAACAACTCGGCGAACGGATTGATGTCCCCGTTGAGTCTGATTTGAATGTCAAGCCGCCAGAACTCGTCCAACGCGCGTTCGAAAAAGCCCAAAAGGGCGGATACGGCGTCGTGATCGTGGATACCGCTGGACGGTCGCAGTTGGACGCGGAGTTGATGAGCGAGTTAAAGTCCATCGTGGCGAAAGTCCCGCCTGTGGAGACGTTGCTCGTGGTCGACTCAATGATCGGGCAGGAAGCGTTGAACATCGCGCAGGGATTCCGCGATAACGTTTCGATCACGGGATTGGTGATGACGAAAATGGATGGCGATTCGCGCGGCGGCGCGGCGATCTCGATCCGTTCGGTGACGGGTGTGCCGATTAAGTTTATCGGCACGGGTGAAAAATTGGATGCCCTCGAAACATATGACCCCGCGCGGTTGTCGTCTCGCATTTTGGGCATGGGCGACATGATCGGCTTGATCGAAAAAGCCGAAGCCGCGTTCGATCAGGAAGTGACGCAAAAATCTGCCGAGCGCATGATGAAGGGACAGTTCTCGCTCGAAGATTGGCTCGACCAAATGAAGCAGATGAAAAAGATGGGACCGCTCGCGCAGATCATGGACATGTTGCCTGGGCAAATGGGACAAGCCGCGCGTCAGATTGACCCGAAGGATATCGAAAAGAATTTCAAGCAGACCGAAGCCATCATCCATTCAATGACATTGAAAGAACGCCGCGACCCTGACATTTTGAACGCCTCACGCCGACGTCGCATCGCGGCTGGCTCTGGCATGGAAGTGCAGGATGTGAACCGCCTGATCAAACAGTTCCGCGAAGCGCAGAAGATGATGAAGATGTTGACGAAGACGGGAGGAAAAGGATTGGGGAGGTTGTTTGGGGGTTAG
- a CDS encoding FHA domain-containing protein, translating to MIATVVLVLRFALSIALYVFLGWALWTLWRELDQQGKALAVQKKPRISLRYKPEWGNDRTLSFLQSEIIIGRHASCDVSLMDETLSAQHARITYHHRQWWLEDLNSTNGTSLNENPLTTPTVVISDDEFQCGNVAFVIRIDTEEPISTQ from the coding sequence ATGATCGCTACCGTTGTTTTGGTTCTTCGGTTTGCGCTGTCGATCGCGCTTTATGTATTTCTTGGCTGGGCGCTGTGGACGCTCTGGCGGGAACTTGACCAGCAAGGAAAAGCGCTCGCTGTTCAGAAAAAACCGCGGATTTCTCTGCGTTACAAACCGGAATGGGGAAACGATCGCACTCTTTCTTTTTTGCAGTCGGAGATCATCATCGGCAGGCATGCCTCTTGCGACGTTTCGCTGATGGACGAAACCCTGTCTGCCCAGCACGCGCGCATCACATATCATCACCGTCAATGGTGGCTGGAGGATTTGAATTCCACGAACGGCACCAGCCTCAACGAGAATCCGCTCACGACGCCGACGGTCGTGATCTCGGATGACGAATTCCAATGCGGAAACGTTGCGTTCGTGATCCGCATCGACACCGAAGAACCGATTTCCACCCAATAG
- a CDS encoding FtsW/RodA/SpoVE family cell cycle protein: MNRVIQSNLLKLAAVFLVLQSIILTLAPAVKMRTLDADLRFSHWIALFVWGLLVFLIHRAIVKYLPDADPFLFPTAALLSGWGLLAIWRLDASNIGPRQALWLVVSLLVFLLGLRLSSQLVFLRRYKYLLFAGALALVGLTLFFGTNPIGIGPKLWFGCCGLYFQPSEPLKLLLVAYLAAFLADRIALGGRMLAIIMPAFIISNLAVLLLLFQRDLGTALIFMALYTIIIYLATGRRRAILVSVLFIALFGIAGYYFIGVVQARIDSWLHPWDDPISGSYQIIQALLAVANGGIEGRGPGLGNPGIIPVAGSDFIYAAIAEETGLFGTLGLLALFILIVGRGFRAALRAPDLFRRLFAAGITSYFGIQALLIVGGNIRLLPLTGVTLPFVSYGGSSLLVSYIGLLFLMHISNHLDEEPAPLQNHQPYLFVSGVLSLGLCIAALVTGWWSVVRGPDLLTRVDNPRRMIEDQFVRRGALLDRSDTIITTTIGKVGELERSYKYPDLAPVTGYNHAKYGQAGLEASLDEYLRGNKGTPATTIWWNHLLYGMSPTGLDVRLTIDLYLQFRADEMLLGHSGAVVMMNAQTGEILVMSSHPTFNPNHLNEIGQSLTSDPDQPLINRATQGLYPTGSVIDPFAAALFGRQFVTSEELSSLHESMGFLQPPQLELPAAESLSTSELEHFHVSPLQVALASAALSNHGVIPAPSIASAVNTPVEGWVVLPVLGTPVRAMQAEMADEASLSFIQKGDNFWSHLGKASEGDTSVTWFLAGTPGNWQGTPFVVVVLIEEDNERLAERVGRELIVDAMSP; this comes from the coding sequence ATGAATCGCGTTATCCAAAGCAACCTGCTGAAATTAGCGGCTGTCTTTCTTGTTTTACAGTCCATCATCCTTACGCTTGCGCCCGCCGTCAAGATGCGAACGCTCGATGCCGATTTGCGATTCTCGCATTGGATCGCTTTGTTCGTTTGGGGGTTGCTTGTTTTTCTGATCCACCGCGCCATCGTTAAATACCTGCCAGACGCCGACCCGTTCCTCTTCCCTACCGCCGCGCTACTGAGCGGATGGGGCTTGCTCGCCATCTGGAGGCTGGACGCTTCCAATATCGGGCCGCGCCAGGCGCTATGGCTTGTGGTTAGCCTGCTTGTTTTTTTGCTGGGCTTGCGCCTCTCCTCGCAACTTGTTTTTCTGCGCAGGTATAAATATCTCCTGTTTGCCGGCGCGCTGGCGCTTGTGGGGCTCACATTATTTTTTGGAACCAACCCCATCGGTATCGGTCCGAAATTATGGTTTGGTTGCTGTGGGTTATATTTTCAGCCCTCCGAACCGCTCAAACTTTTGCTGGTGGCATATCTTGCGGCTTTTCTGGCAGACCGCATCGCGTTAGGCGGAAGAATGCTGGCAATCATCATGCCCGCTTTCATCATCAGCAACCTGGCAGTATTATTGCTCCTCTTCCAACGCGATTTGGGCACCGCCTTGATCTTTATGGCGCTCTACACGATCATCATCTACCTTGCCACCGGGCGGCGCCGAGCCATATTGGTCAGTGTCTTATTTATCGCCCTGTTTGGAATCGCCGGGTATTACTTCATTGGGGTCGTGCAGGCGCGTATCGACTCCTGGCTTCATCCATGGGATGACCCGATCAGCGGTTCGTATCAGATCATTCAGGCTTTGCTTGCCGTCGCAAACGGGGGCATCGAAGGGCGCGGACCCGGGTTGGGCAACCCCGGGATCATCCCTGTGGCAGGATCGGATTTCATCTATGCGGCAATAGCGGAGGAAACGGGTCTTTTCGGGACCCTCGGCCTGCTTGCCCTCTTCATCTTGATCGTCGGGCGAGGTTTTCGCGCGGCTTTGCGCGCGCCAGATCTCTTTCGACGGTTGTTCGCGGCGGGAATCACCTCGTACTTTGGCATTCAGGCATTGCTGATCGTCGGGGGAAATATTCGCCTCCTGCCATTGACCGGTGTTACGCTTCCCTTTGTTTCCTATGGCGGCTCATCCCTGTTGGTTTCGTATATCGGGTTGTTGTTTCTCATGCACATTAGCAACCACTTGGACGAAGAACCCGCGCCTCTACAAAATCATCAACCTTACCTTTTCGTGAGCGGCGTTCTCTCATTGGGGTTGTGTATTGCCGCGCTCGTAACCGGATGGTGGTCTGTCGTTCGCGGACCAGATTTATTGACCCGCGTGGATAATCCTCGGCGAATGATCGAAGATCAATTTGTGCGGCGGGGCGCGCTCCTGGATCGTTCCGATACCATTATCACCACCACCATTGGCAAGGTTGGCGAATTGGAACGCTCGTATAAATACCCCGATCTTGCGCCTGTGACCGGTTACAACCACGCCAAATACGGGCAGGCTGGGCTGGAAGCGTCGCTCGATGAATACCTGCGCGGCAATAAAGGCACGCCGGCGACTACCATTTGGTGGAACCACCTGCTCTACGGCATGTCGCCCACAGGGTTGGATGTGCGGTTGACGATCGATCTCTACCTGCAATTTCGCGCCGATGAAATGTTGCTGGGTCATTCCGGCGCGGTGGTGATGATGAACGCGCAGACAGGCGAAATCCTTGTGATGTCTTCGCATCCTACGTTCAATCCAAATCACCTGAACGAGATCGGGCAGAGCCTGACCAGCGATCCCGATCAGCCGTTGATTAACCGCGCCACCCAGGGGCTATACCCCACCGGCTCGGTTATCGATCCGTTTGCCGCGGCTTTGTTTGGCAGACAATTTGTTACAAGCGAGGAACTTTCGTCTTTGCATGAGTCGATGGGTTTTCTACAGCCGCCGCAACTTGAATTGCCGGCGGCTGAGTCGCTTTCTACCAGTGAGCTTGAACATTTCCATGTGTCGCCTCTGCAAGTTGCGCTGGCATCTGCCGCGTTGAGCAATCATGGGGTTATCCCCGCGCCGAGTATCGCATCGGCGGTCAATACTCCAGTGGAGGGTTGGGTGGTGCTCCCGGTGTTGGGAACGCCGGTGAGGGCGATGCAGGCGGAAATGGCGGATGAGGCGTCTTTGTCGTTCATCCAGAAGGGCGACAATTTTTGGTCGCATCTTGGGAAGGCTAGCGAGGGCGATACATCCGTAACGTGGTTCCTGGCTGGCACGCCGGGGAACTGGCAGGGCACGCCGTTCGTCGTGGTGGTATTGATCGAGGAAGATAATGAGCGCCTTGCCGAGCGGGTCGGCCGCGAACTCATTGTGGATGCGATGAGTCCATAG
- a CDS encoding response regulator transcription factor produces the protein MKTILVVDDEPKITQLVRDYLERAGFGVLIAHDGKNALSHAKTDKPDAVILDLGLPQLDGLDFTREFRKTSNAPIIMLTARADESDKLIGLELGADDYMTKPFSPKELVARVRAMFRRIENATSMSSEMIRVADLTLDVPRMRVTAEKHEIEELTPTEFELLATLARQPGRVFTRAQLLDAIHGVAFESYERAIDAHIKNIRRKVEVKASEPKYVLTVYGVGYKFSDK, from the coding sequence ATGAAAACCATCCTCGTTGTAGACGACGAACCCAAGATCACCCAACTCGTGCGCGATTATCTCGAACGCGCGGGATTTGGCGTTTTGATCGCGCATGATGGGAAGAATGCCTTGTCGCATGCAAAAACGGATAAACCCGACGCGGTCATTCTGGACCTCGGCCTGCCTCAGCTCGATGGGCTGGATTTCACCCGCGAGTTTCGCAAAACATCCAACGCGCCGATCATCATGCTCACCGCCCGCGCCGACGAATCGGACAAACTCATCGGGCTCGAACTCGGCGCGGACGATTATATGACCAAGCCATTCAGCCCGAAAGAATTGGTGGCGCGTGTCCGTGCAATGTTTCGACGGATTGAGAATGCGACCAGCATGAGCTCAGAAATGATCCGCGTGGCAGACCTCACTCTCGATGTGCCGCGGATGCGTGTCACTGCTGAGAAGCACGAGATCGAAGAGTTGACTCCCACCGAATTTGAATTGCTCGCCACCCTCGCCCGCCAGCCTGGGCGAGTCTTCACCCGCGCCCAATTGTTGGATGCGATTCACGGCGTGGCATTTGAATCTTATGAACGCGCCATTGACGCGCACATCAAAAACATCCGCCGCAAAGTGGAAGTCAAAGCGAGCGAGCCGAAGTATGTGTTGACTGTGTACGGCGTTGGATACAAATTTTCGGATAAATAA